Within Quercus lobata isolate SW786 chromosome 5, ValleyOak3.0 Primary Assembly, whole genome shotgun sequence, the genomic segment TATTGGCTTGAGGCTTGCACTTGCAATTAGGCACCAACGTCTGGAATTCTCACATGTGCTTGAATTATGAAAGTGGATGTTTTCATCACCATTGATTGTAGTATTACATTGAATTATTCATGTAGCCAGCTAATGTTCTTTTGTTTACTGAAAAGAAAGTGATTTAAGGGCTAACTTTTGATCTAGAGTTGTGAGGAGGGTGATGACTAGACTAGAGATGGGTGTCATTAAGAATCTTTACTAGCTACATGGATAAGGCTCAGGACCTCCCCCTACCTTAGGCAATGTAAGACTAAGTCAAGATTTGGTTATCCTTCACCTCAATTGTGattagtccttttgaggtatagcatAGATGTGACTAGCACTTTTCCTTAGGTCGTTACATATTGTATCAAAGTGGAACCCTGTGCCACAAAATGATgggtgggactcatcacacacacaCTTGGACAATATCCAAAACAGATCTGGGATGTCACAacttttctctaaaaaaaatttcaagtctCAAGCtttattggaaatttggaaCTTCATGATTTTATGGCTGAGTGCAGCTCTATATATTAAGGAACTTCTTGTTCATTTTGACAGTGGTTTGGAATAGTCATAACCACCAAGAATGATCTATAACTTACAGCCACTTGAAATTAAGAATTCATCCCAGATTGAAATTGCAGGTTGAATCTAAGATTATCCCATGAAGGTCTATTAAAGTTTGTCTTAAATCcacacaaagaagaaaaagaagctcGTGTGCCTAAAGCAATGCCTGTTTATCCCATAATTTGATTCTCTTTTTCTCATGGATTTTGACATTTCCTTCATAAACTAAAATATTAAGCTTACAAGCACACACAAACAAAGCAAGCCACCCAAAATTAATGGAATTTTGTTCAGCAGGTGAAAGAGTTTATGAGCATTTGCAGCTTTTTGCTAACAAATTCTCATTTTTGCATTGTGATTCTAAAGCTCTGAATGCCTATACAGGTTTTGAAGCCAAGCTGATTTCAAAATGAAGAGTCATGGTTTCTGTTTTCGGCAGAAATCATGAGTCATGGTTTCAATGTGGCACCTAAGTTAAAACTAAGTCAAATCAGCCTTGCTGCCTAAGCCTAAAATCATGAGTTGAAGacacaatttcaaaaagttaggctcaaaaagaaagagagacttTAAAATCTACAACGGAATGTTCTTAGTGCAAAACCACTCAAACAGAACTCTCACGAACAAAATCTTCAGCTCCACACCATTAAAAGTGCAATTATTCCTCTCCCAATATATGCCAATGAACTTCAGTTCAAATGGCACCTCCCCAATAAAAATGGGCTGGCGGTTGTGTTCATCAGTTCAAGAGACAAGACTTATTGGGAAAATGTGCAAAttaccagaaaaaaaaaataaaaaataaaaaataaattaaattagacAAGACTTATTGGGTGCATgtgcaaattatattttaatgcaAACAATAAGTATCTCATTAAGGCAGTAGCACCATTCATGGTCTCTTATGCCAGCATCCAAAAGAAAGTTATGTGGCACTCTAGTGCCAAAAATATCCCAAAAGAGACATCTTAACCAAATGTTTACctcaaaagacaaaacaaaactcTACTTATACTAGCAAAAACATAAGGGAAAACTTTGTCCAATGAACTAGACACAACTTACTAATACATTAAGATAAAACTAATAAGAAGAATAAAGCGGGTACTTTATTTAGAAGACAAACCTGGTGTGTCGAATCGACCACTCCACCTTGCTCGATCTCCCCTAGTAGAACAGAAGCAATTTGCTCGCCAACCTCCTCTGGAGGCATcaactctttcttctcttcttcaatTTCACCAGTTTCTTCTGTCCGTCCATAAGAAATAGCAGTATCAGCAGAGATATAGCAACCTTCATTCGTTTCAGCAACCAGTGAAATTCCATAACCTGGTGAGCTGCAAGCaatcaaattaaatcaaatcatcattctctaaattttgaaaGCCAAACTCTGCCTAGGTTGGATCAAGGGATTTGAGGGACACTTGTTATTGTAAGTTGCTTAATGAAGTGAGTTTTAGAGATTTTGTTCAAGCAAAAGCACTTGTCATATTATGGATTACACCTGATCAATATCCACATATTAATAAAGCTCAAATCCCTCCCTAAATCTATCATTTCATAGATTGAAATCCAAATCCTTCAATTTCAattcctttatccaaacaaaccacTAGGGAATTATAGGCTTGAGAATTTAAACAAGTAATACCATCtaacaataattatttaaaaaaaaaaaaaaaaaaaaaagatgaaaaagaaacGTACTTTCCAGCTGCTGGGCCTTTTTTGTGATCAGAAAAGATGTAAACATCTGGGATAAATCGATTAAAGATACCGCGAGCTGAATGTATCATGGAATTGTCAAACTGGAAAGACACCCTGGTTGAATACGCAACTCCTCTAATCCTCTTAACCATTCCCACATCTGTCAAGTTCACTGCCTGTAGTACATATAcaccaaatcaaaccaaaacaataaaaaaaaaacacaaaaatttagaaaaaccACGAATACCCAATTGAAAATAAACACCAACCCacccaaaaaacaataaaaatcacaaaaatttagaaaaaattaagaatacccaattgaaaataaacacaaacccacCAAAAGAAACACATACATTTAAACAATGAACACTCGGAATGGACAAAATAACTTCACCACCACCAAGAGGAGCAGAGCCACGGCTCACTATTCTAAGGTCCAACCCTTCAGAGGGAACCCCAAAACGCTTCAAAAGCTGCAAAGTGGTGGAACGAAAAGTATCCACAGAAGGGTCCTTAGAATCGTTGGTAATTCCTCTAAGCGTTATGGTCAGAGGTTTCTTGGAGAACAAGGCGAGCACAAGCAGAGGCTCCAAGTAATAGGAGATGGAGCGAGTGAGAGCACAATCATGGACAAGATCGTGGGTCCCACCCATTATAGTTCCCGGCTGGTACTTGAGCTTGGTGCCGGTTTCGTTGATGATGAGGGAGCAATCGTCGCAGAGCTTCTCGAGCAATCGGAGGAAGGAGATTTCGTGGGGGTGGAGACCTGGGAGCGTGTGTTCGGCTCGAATGTCTTCGATCAGAAGAGGAGTTGATGAGAGAGTTGCAAGGACTAGCCTTTGTCTCAGGTTCGAgcttcccttcatcttcttgtATTGAAGTTTTCCCATTTTGGGTTTtagctcttctctctctctttctttggtTCTGGTTATGGTTCTGGTTCTGCTCTGCTCAGCCGCACAAACAAAGTATAAaacctaaaaccctaaaccccgTTTCGCTCCAAGGTTGGTGACAGTGTATGTTAGCGGAATTGGCTttggtgggtgtgggtgtgggtgtgggctTTGGATCATTAGAGAGTTTTTAAGGGCTGGACTTGTGTCTGGCTTTCATGACTTTGGTCCTGTGGTTTAGCTTACTTTGGTGTGTTAGGTGTTGATTGGGCTTGGAAAGTATATGGGCTCATTTGGATAGGTTGGGTCATCAAGACAGGGCTTGGATGGAGAGACCTACTGTGGGGGCCTGCTGGTTGTGGGTTTggtcctagatttttttttttttttttttttttttttttttgatgaaaaaaatggATAGGAGCGGCTAATGTGGCAATCCTACCTGAGCGTTACCATAGTAATATTTTACCCGTTAGGTTCAGGGCTCTACTGGGATACAGGAAGACTACAGTGAGCTATAGCTTCCTAACCCCACAAGAGACACTAATAAGCCTTGAGCTACTAAGGAAGGTTACCCAAGCACGTCCAGATTCGAACTCGAACCTAGGATCATGCACTCAGCACATGCTCTTGTACATCACCCAAGATTGCTAGACCACACCAACTCGATGGTGGGTTTGGTCTTAGATAGTTTCTcagtttacaatatttttataacaaattttaggtgacAAATTATTactggtaaatgaaaaagtatgtTAGTGGCGGcccaaattaaaaccaatagcAATATCAGCTTACCACTTAAAGGTCCTAAACTTTATTGGAAATTTTATGAGAATTTCTGTATCATTAACTAAGTCAACTTGAGATTCCAAATTTGCCAATTCCTTGTTCATTCCCTTGAGCAGGACATCATGAAATTGCTATTGATACCTGACATATCACATTATCActattgaaatataatttttaaagtgAATTTCACAGGACATGATATTCtctgtaaaataaaaataaaaataaaataaaataaaatcccaatTGCGATTAGTACCTCACATTAAGGGGTAAGGGTGGGGAGagggggcggggggggggggtgttgacGGGTCCAATTTGTATGGCAATTATTTCTaaccaatttaaaaataaaagtaaaaatttacaCTATAGGAGTTTGAATATTACTACGGAAGAAAAAGTTGATTAATTTCGTTAGgaacatcatatatatatatatataaaagaggaTTCCTCCTCTTTTAATTGGACTTTTATGTGATTCAAAAATACCTTTATTAATGAAAggtgtaaggacacaattctttggcggcccaataaggatgttgggctcgcgcatgaaagacccctcacaatatgatttgtagagagtgggcttgaaaagctagccgttggtcacggggcggtgcccggttCTGGTTTTGGAGggattcgtgtagaaaaaggatttgggcttgaacatttaagccctacggcgtcgCATCCCATGGGATgggtctcctcggacttgatccgaggaccattaaggtcctaccccggttacccgacgatgggttttttctgtgaTCTCCGGTGTTGTTGAGGAGTTCTCACCCATGtcgtttctctttcttttggaggtgggatggatCCCCcctagatttacttactttcttcttttatactcgtctgcgttaactgtccttcgtccacgtgtagggtcaacctttacaagactgatatttgtcccatcagtctaatcccagaattgttggggatgattgataaggctgaggaatacggctctgttaggtgtAGAGCCTTATCTGGGCAGGGTCATAAGGGtgactttcccaagatattttagatctcttttcaagtttagtccaataccagttttacccctttattccggtgggattttggatctgccgaggactgaactgtcctcggctgtattccaaaacagtcctgtgctctatgttatcgggcttgggccatagctctcctcggcttgggccttcggactcttcACGAGCAAATGGGTCTGgcccatagattattgggccccacaatagcccctcaaaacccggctatCCAACCTcctggttggaaaggggggttttggcaaTGCCGAGCTTTTGTTACTGCTCCTTTAATTTAGCCCTCCATTAATGCTGACGGTTTCTCCACCTGCCCAGAAGATATATCGGCTTACAAGGCGCTCCCTTTAATTTACTCGTGACTCGCTCCTGTCGTTTGGCTGTCcaaaacgcgcctttaatgacattccctttacgagaccttATTTGCGTCTGGCGGCTCATCTggtgaggtggggaagtggaacggacacatctttattcttcagattcttttggaaacctgaatggACTTAATACCTTCCactttgcccttcctataagaaggcaagtaggaagctatcactttcgtgcagacacCCTTCCatctttctgagatctgaaaccctcaACCTCCCTTAGCGTTCACTTAACCTAATTGTTATTCCCCACATCAAAATACGTTTACtataacgagtgatgaaggaaccatatccctcctcaaagcaccgtatcctaataaagctcgaaatggctcggtcagggcaagggtggcggagacttaagattcgtCTCCCCTtccttttagccaaaatccgaagcagggactcatcacgtccaactttcggcgtgactgagtcgagaattcCCATCATCGTAACCAACTACTCTCttacgagcatacctaatatggctccagtgtgttaggagtcaggaacgAGGCAGGGAttaagtgtctctgcttcttcctctcttcgttcactggtggccctctccgcttccctttcttagtcttcccagcaccagatccattctggtgctttctcttctccctcttttgctccttttctttcttttcatctcttctctcttcttcccctccttctttactcatgtcctccatcttcctcattcatctcctccatcttcttcattgatttcttccttactatttccttctcctttcatctttttcccaaagaaggttattatcgtaatatgagcagtattgaggcagagattggagagactttgaagacgagtttaaaagacgcctgactgtttacttatctgcACTGCGGATGTTAtcgttgcttaggcagttcacattttgtataggcttgatTGAGCCCCCttttgtacgttgtaatgatttttcgtattaataaaaattgttgttattttatttcgcatgttctatctctatgctctttttttttttaaatctgcaaacgctgttcggcacaataatatagcatttgaatcgatAACAAATAAGGCCAAAATACTCGCTgataaaaagatgtcaccataactttaGCAGAGTTGCTTGACATAGCAATGCGTACCTGTGAATAacgatacttgcccgaaacaatgcTGGGATTAGAACTAGATGCTCTATGCGGggtaggaagtaatcattcaAAGATATATCACCCGCCAAAATGAACAacccccttaggctaccgaatagtggagtgtcccaccatcatcctaacacttttatcgatcttaacattttacagtacTTGAGCCGGGGACTTTCCCATCCGAGCAGTTGGTtaccccataggcttgagtccgaggaccatacaaggccttggttttgtataaaacttgtaatttctttttttttactcggtttccccataggcttgagtccgaggaccacgcaaggccttggttctgtccaagaacttttttttttttttacttagtttccccgtaggcttgagtccgaggaccatgcaaggccttggttctgtccaaaacttgtgattttttcttttttgtacttggtttccccataggcttgagtccgaggaccatgcaaggctttggttctgtccaaaatttgtaatttttattttttgtacttggtttccccataggcttgagtccgaggaccatgcaaggccttggttctgtccctgggcccatatgctgaacgggcctgggccgcgaatttaatgggcccacaaattaagaggtattttcgtagtctttggtcacgcggtactttttggcgtcccagtcttcgaggtgcgccttctcgagactcctttaacctcagggttgcagacgacgttggaaatcgagccagagacattttgtctgtagcgttccttgggacgctgcgtgaattaaatgtcACCGGTTTACTTTTGGGTATAAAtaggataggggatcacttcatctgcacatgaactctcatgttcccttca encodes:
- the LOC115992534 gene encoding probable RNA 3'-terminal phosphate cyclase-like protein translates to MGKLQYKKMKGSSNLRQRLVLATLSSTPLLIEDIRAEHTLPGLHPHEISFLRLLEKLCDDCSLIINETGTKLKYQPGTIMGGTHDLVHDCALTRSISYYLEPLLVLALFSKKPLTITLRGITNDSKDPSVDTFRSTTLQLLKRFGVPSEGLDLRIVSRGSAPLGGGEVILSIPSVHCLNAVNLTDVGMVKRIRGVAYSTRVSFQFDNSMIHSARGIFNRFIPDVYIFSDHKKGPAAGNSPGYGISLVAETNEGCYISADTAISYGRTEETGEIEEEKKELMPPEEVGEQIASVLLGEIEQGGVVDSTHQGLLFILCALCPQDVSKVRVGKLSPYGIETLRHIRDFLGVKFVIKPDPSTETVILKCVGCGLKNLSRKAS